Proteins encoded within one genomic window of Citricoccus muralis:
- a CDS encoding inorganic phosphate transporter, with translation MEPGTLILFIAVLMASSAFTMIAGGHDAPNAIALPVRARALTPRTALLLAALLNVLGVVVGSLMMAHVGREFLAIVPHGPAGLMVLLAALITAFSWDALTWWRGVPTSSSHALAAGVIGGGVALLSTDVVEIAAQEITTATLFLLIALVLSPLIALSMAWLLVFPALWWTRDASPGVVNTPARMALSVTAAGNAFGHGLQFGQRMYLVLAIAVSAAGIELGSEWWITALTAAMLGGGTLLGGWRIAHTLTDRLVLLDPLRSAIASFSSALLMFVGSLVFHLPISSSHAAAAAIIGAGQNQSHHSVNWPQVARLGVYFVLTLVVCAGVGLVLTAAMTPLVPGLRAGS, from the coding sequence GTGGAGCCGGGAACTCTCATTCTCTTTATTGCGGTCCTGATGGCCTCCAGTGCCTTCACCATGATCGCTGGCGGCCACGATGCCCCCAACGCCATCGCCCTACCCGTGCGTGCTCGCGCGCTGACTCCCCGCACCGCGCTGCTTCTGGCCGCACTGCTCAACGTGCTCGGCGTGGTGGTCGGATCCCTGATGATGGCTCATGTGGGCCGCGAATTTCTGGCCATTGTTCCCCACGGCCCCGCTGGGCTGATGGTGTTGCTGGCCGCGCTGATCACCGCCTTCAGTTGGGACGCGCTCACCTGGTGGCGCGGCGTGCCCACCTCGTCCTCCCATGCGCTGGCTGCGGGAGTGATCGGCGGCGGGGTAGCGCTGTTGAGCACCGACGTCGTTGAGATCGCCGCCCAGGAGATCACCACGGCCACCCTGTTCCTGCTGATTGCGTTGGTGCTCTCGCCACTCATCGCACTCAGCATGGCTTGGTTGCTGGTATTCCCTGCACTGTGGTGGACGCGAGACGCGTCCCCCGGCGTGGTCAACACCCCGGCGCGGATGGCGCTGTCCGTGACGGCAGCCGGCAACGCTTTTGGCCACGGGCTCCAATTCGGCCAACGCATGTACCTGGTGCTGGCCATCGCGGTTTCCGCGGCCGGAATCGAGCTGGGATCGGAATGGTGGATCACCGCGCTGACCGCGGCGATGCTCGGCGGGGGCACCCTTTTGGGTGGTTGGCGCATCGCGCATACACTCACGGATCGACTCGTGTTGCTGGATCCATTGCGCTCGGCCATCGCCTCGTTCTCCTCGGCCCTACTGATGTTCGTGGGATCCCTCGTATTTCACCTGCCCATCTCCTCTTCACATGCGGCCGCCGCGGCCATCATCGGTGCCGGGCAGAACCAATCGCACCATTCCGTGAACTGGCCGCAGGTGGCGCGCCTCGGCGTTTACTTCGTTCTCACGCTCGTGGTCTGTGCGGGAGTGGGCCTGGTGCTGACCGCCGCAATGACACCCCTGGTTCCCGGGCTGCGCGCCGGCTCCTGA
- a CDS encoding DUF47 domain-containing protein: protein MNFSFSRLLTPETTGLDHLGTLADLISESVDHLGQLMGADQTSAEQIETRLGTLETTASTTHMALMTSLRSAFITPLPREDLYTLSSWMSLVVGHVATTGFVIRSTQQVKLTGDAMDLLEVLGQQARLTQRACSQLQEFNDLEETWLEMTRLSRRCERLVTAWVLQDVEESMPRAYRGRREIAHSLEKTLNAWRQMIVHLGGVLVRES from the coding sequence ATGAACTTCTCGTTTTCGCGCTTGTTGACTCCCGAGACCACCGGTTTGGACCATCTCGGGACGCTTGCTGACCTCATCAGCGAGTCCGTTGATCACCTCGGTCAGCTCATGGGTGCTGACCAAACATCAGCCGAACAGATCGAAACCCGGCTCGGCACCTTGGAAACCACTGCCTCCACCACGCATATGGCGTTGATGACCTCGCTGCGATCAGCTTTTATCACTCCGCTGCCACGAGAAGACCTCTACACCCTCTCCAGCTGGATGTCCCTGGTGGTCGGGCACGTGGCCACCACCGGGTTCGTGATCCGCAGCACCCAGCAGGTCAAGCTCACTGGCGACGCCATGGATCTGCTCGAAGTGCTCGGCCAGCAAGCGCGGCTGACCCAGCGCGCCTGCTCGCAGCTTCAAGAGTTCAATGATCTGGAGGAGACCTGGCTGGAGATGACCCGCCTATCTCGACGCTGCGAGCGGCTGGTCACGGCCTGGGTGTTGCAAGACGTCGAAGAATCCATGCCGCGCGCTTATCGCGGCCGCCGCGAGATCGCCCATTCCCTCGAGAAGACGCTGAACGCCTGGCGGCAGATGATCGTTCACCTCGGTGGGGTGCTGGTGCGGGAGTCATAG
- the chrA gene encoding chromate efflux transporter, with protein MNESTGPEGRGGQHAGSVAEVFWVFLRLGLTSFGGPVAHLGYFREAFVQRRKWLSDAVYADLVALCQFLPGPASSQVGMAIGLQRAGMGGLFAAWFAFTMPSAIVLVAFAYGMASFGDAAGTGWLDGLKAAAVAVVAQAVLGMAKSLTPDAKRASIAAAAMIAILLVGHPLAQIGAIVMGGLLGLTWLRAETTEGGRREHLEIGVSRTIGALCLGLFALLLVAFPVLAALTAHPGLELADLFYRAGALVFGGGHVVLPLLEAETVHTGLVDGGTFLAGYGAAQAVPGPLFTFAAFLGASSSAEVTEWAGAAIALVAVFLPATLLVVGALPFWERLRHSRIARRALLGINASVVGVLAAALYDPVFTQGITSPATLALAVAVFIAQVHWKLPAWAAVIGAGIIGFVLL; from the coding sequence ATGAACGAATCAACAGGGCCCGAAGGTCGCGGCGGTCAACATGCGGGCTCGGTCGCAGAAGTGTTCTGGGTGTTCCTGCGGCTCGGGCTGACCTCCTTCGGTGGGCCGGTCGCGCATCTGGGGTACTTTCGTGAGGCATTCGTACAACGGCGCAAGTGGCTCAGTGATGCGGTCTACGCCGATCTGGTGGCGCTGTGCCAATTCCTGCCCGGGCCGGCATCGAGCCAGGTGGGAATGGCCATCGGTCTCCAACGCGCCGGGATGGGCGGGCTGTTCGCGGCCTGGTTCGCGTTCACGATGCCCTCGGCCATCGTGCTGGTGGCCTTCGCCTATGGCATGGCCTCTTTCGGCGACGCTGCGGGGACAGGATGGCTGGATGGGCTGAAAGCGGCCGCCGTCGCCGTGGTCGCCCAGGCCGTGCTCGGCATGGCCAAATCTCTGACACCCGATGCGAAAAGGGCAAGTATCGCCGCCGCGGCGATGATTGCGATCCTGCTCGTAGGCCACCCCCTAGCCCAGATTGGCGCGATCGTCATGGGGGGTCTTCTCGGATTGACCTGGTTGCGAGCCGAGACGACCGAGGGCGGGCGTCGCGAGCATCTCGAGATCGGGGTCTCCCGCACGATCGGCGCCCTCTGCTTGGGGCTGTTCGCGTTGTTGCTGGTGGCGTTCCCGGTCCTCGCCGCGCTGACAGCCCATCCTGGTCTCGAGTTGGCCGATCTGTTTTACCGGGCCGGTGCTCTGGTCTTTGGCGGTGGCCACGTGGTGCTGCCGCTGTTGGAAGCCGAGACGGTGCACACCGGTCTGGTCGACGGCGGGACCTTCCTCGCCGGCTACGGAGCCGCCCAGGCCGTGCCGGGTCCGTTGTTTACCTTCGCTGCCTTCCTCGGTGCTTCAAGCTCCGCCGAGGTCACCGAATGGGCTGGGGCCGCCATCGCCCTGGTCGCGGTATTCCTGCCCGCCACTCTGCTCGTCGTGGGTGCGTTGCCGTTCTGGGAGCGGCTGCGCCATTCGCGGATCGCGCGGCGGGCACTGCTGGGGATCAACGCCTCCGTGGTCGGTGTCCTGGCCGCGGCCCTCTACGATCCGGTCTTCACCCAGGGCATTACCTCACCGGCGACCCTTGCACTGGCCGTCGCGGTGTTCATCGCCCAGGTCCACTGGAAGCTGCCCGCCTGGGCTGCGGTCATCGGTGCCGGGATCATCGGATTCGTCCTCTTGTAA
- a CDS encoding RNA polymerase sigma factor translates to MNEPFERAVEQHGATVLRVCRAMLGPTADADDAWQETFLGALRAWPDLDSTANVEAWLVRIAQRKCIDAHRARGRSPIPVEELSQPRRSHQAQHATEFPHYDDELWGAVAALPLRQREALAYHYLGGLKHTETAELTGSTPAAVRRAAADGLTRLRAVYAPQHDTTQEDPR, encoded by the coding sequence ATGAATGAGCCGTTTGAGAGAGCCGTCGAGCAGCACGGAGCCACCGTGCTGCGGGTCTGCCGCGCGATGCTCGGGCCCACCGCCGACGCCGACGACGCCTGGCAGGAGACCTTCCTGGGTGCACTGCGGGCCTGGCCGGATCTCGACAGCACCGCCAACGTCGAGGCCTGGCTGGTGCGCATCGCCCAGCGCAAGTGCATTGACGCGCACCGCGCTCGAGGCCGGAGTCCGATCCCGGTCGAGGAGCTGTCCCAGCCTCGACGCTCTCACCAAGCTCAGCACGCCACTGAATTTCCTCACTACGACGACGAACTCTGGGGCGCCGTCGCCGCCCTGCCGCTGCGCCAACGGGAAGCCCTGGCGTACCACTACCTCGGTGGGCTGAAGCACACCGAGACCGCCGAACTCACCGGCAGCACCCCCGCCGCAGTTCGACGCGCCGCCGCCGACGGGCTGACTCGACTGCGCGCGGTCTACGCCCCGCAGCACGACACGACCCAGGAGGACCCGAGATGA
- a CDS encoding methylated-DNA--[protein]-cysteine S-methyltransferase, translated as MTDDTATLFPVSDADLSRLRHRLAAAAEQSGELDVSYDLTTTPIGTLLVAATAHGVVRVAFESEDFDTVLDSLAARIGPNILRAPEPLAAATTQLREYFAGQRRTFDVPLDYRLSSGFRQSVQQHLPEIGYGRTATYKAVAELVGRPTAVRAVGTACATNPLPILLPCHRVLRSDGGLGGYLGGLDAKTALLDLESAA; from the coding sequence ATGACCGACGACACCGCAACACTCTTCCCGGTCAGCGACGCCGACCTCAGCCGCTTGCGTCACCGCCTGGCCGCCGCCGCCGAGCAGTCTGGCGAGCTCGACGTCAGCTACGACCTCACCACCACCCCCATCGGCACCCTGCTCGTCGCCGCCACCGCGCACGGCGTGGTCCGGGTCGCTTTTGAATCTGAGGATTTCGACACCGTGCTGGATAGTTTGGCCGCCCGTATCGGCCCGAACATCCTGCGCGCCCCGGAACCCCTAGCCGCCGCCACCACCCAGCTGCGCGAATATTTCGCCGGGCAGCGCCGCACCTTCGACGTGCCCCTGGACTACCGGCTCTCCAGCGGATTCCGTCAGTCCGTGCAACAGCACCTGCCCGAGATCGGCTACGGCCGCACCGCCACCTACAAAGCCGTGGCCGAGCTGGTCGGCCGCCCCACCGCAGTGCGCGCCGTCGGCACCGCCTGTGCCACCAACCCGCTCCCCATCCTGCTGCCCTGCCACCGGGTGCTGCGCAGCGACGGCGGCCTCGGCGGTTACCTCGGCGGCCTCGACGCCAAAACCGCTCTGCTCGACCTGGAATCCGCCGCATGA
- a CDS encoding alpha-ketoglutarate-dependent dioxygenase AlkB family protein, producing the protein MNSLFDDADIPPPVPELPEGAHYLPGWLTAEQQRWLVHRFFEWAQGPVPPRGALVRGHEMSVKTVCLGWHWRPYQYTRDAVDVNGNRVLDFPDWLIRLGQKAIAEATGDAAAAAHYQPDAALANYYDEHAHMGMHQDRDEKSRAPVVSLSLGDTCRFRFGNTENRNKPYQDLELRSGDLFVFGGPSRLAYHGVTQVYPGTAPAHCGLDTGRINITLRETGLST; encoded by the coding sequence ATGAATTCCCTCTTCGACGACGCCGACATCCCGCCACCGGTTCCCGAGCTCCCTGAGGGCGCCCACTACCTGCCGGGCTGGCTCACCGCCGAACAGCAACGCTGGTTGGTGCACCGATTCTTCGAGTGGGCCCAGGGCCCGGTGCCCCCGCGCGGAGCACTCGTTCGCGGCCACGAGATGAGCGTGAAAACCGTCTGTCTCGGCTGGCACTGGCGCCCCTACCAATACACGCGCGACGCCGTCGACGTGAACGGCAACCGGGTGCTGGACTTCCCCGACTGGCTGATCCGCCTTGGCCAAAAAGCGATCGCCGAGGCCACAGGGGACGCCGCTGCGGCCGCGCACTACCAACCAGATGCCGCCCTGGCGAATTACTACGACGAACACGCCCACATGGGGATGCACCAAGACCGTGACGAAAAGTCGCGAGCCCCCGTGGTCTCCCTGTCCCTCGGCGACACGTGCCGCTTCCGCTTCGGCAACACGGAAAACCGCAACAAGCCTTACCAAGACCTCGAGCTGCGCTCCGGCGACCTCTTCGTCTTCGGCGGTCCCTCCCGGCTGGCCTATCACGGCGTCACCCAGGTGTACCCGGGTACCGCCCCCGCACACTGCGGCCTCGACACCGGCCGGATCAACATCACCCTGCGCGAGACCGGACTCAGCACCTAA
- a CDS encoding DNA-3-methyladenine glycosylase I, with protein MADTGIIIGDDGLARPVWATSSELMQTYYDTEWGMPVRDEHGVFERISLEAFQSGLSWATILRKRENFRAAFAEFDPDAVAKFGDDDVVRLLGDAGIVRNRAKILATINNAQATLALREDGGLADFVWSFQPETTPQPRTIEDIPTQSAESVALSKALRKKGFRFVGPTTMFALMEAIGIVDTHLLGSHRRGASGVWQ; from the coding sequence ATGGCAGACACCGGCATCATCATCGGCGACGACGGACTGGCCCGCCCGGTCTGGGCCACATCTTCTGAGCTGATGCAGACCTACTATGACACCGAATGGGGCATGCCCGTCCGTGACGAGCACGGCGTCTTCGAACGCATCAGCCTCGAAGCATTCCAATCGGGACTGTCCTGGGCCACCATCCTGCGCAAGCGTGAAAATTTCCGCGCCGCCTTCGCCGAGTTCGACCCGGATGCGGTGGCGAAATTTGGTGACGACGACGTCGTCCGGCTTCTCGGAGACGCCGGCATCGTGCGGAACCGGGCGAAAATCCTGGCCACCATCAACAACGCCCAGGCCACCCTCGCCCTGCGCGAGGACGGCGGGCTCGCCGACTTCGTCTGGTCCTTCCAACCCGAGACCACCCCGCAGCCGCGCACCATCGAAGACATCCCCACCCAGTCGGCGGAATCCGTGGCGCTGTCCAAAGCCCTGCGGAAGAAGGGTTTCCGCTTTGTCGGTCCCACCACCATGTTCGCGCTGATGGAAGCCATCGGCATCGTGGACACCCACCTGCTGGGCTCCCATCGCCGCGGCGCCTCCGGAGTGTGGCAGTGA
- a CDS encoding MMPL family transporter — translation MTTSSSSSRPPLLTRLIIPLALVLTWLAVFGVGGASFGSISDVADDDRSSALPASAESTQVQNQIERFTDSDSIPAIIIVERENGLQSSDRDAVEKLGDEAQTVIPGAERSPLVVSDDGRAAQLIVLLPEDVEVGEAVTALEVQAAEILPADLSSWVSGPAGFTADLQSAFAGIDGLLLIVALAVVFVILVAVYRSPLLPVLVLLSSMTALAAAVFVNVLLARADLVSINGQVQGILFILVIGAATDYSLLYIARFREELRDNESAARAAFAAARGVMEPISASGGTVIVGLLCLLLSDLASNAALGPVASVGIVCAMLTSLTFLPAMLAMVGRAAFWPRIPRADSPHPALTGPEARGLWAKVGRLVAAAPRRVAAVVLTFLVVGCAGLLTLQANGVPQNEFVLGESQARDGQEAIDRHFPGGSGTPTYVLAPESGRADVARIITETEGVDSIELIAQDSPSGTLPVDSEGEVPPEMAQGPFAGIEPSVVDSSLLFSVTLDAPADSAEAERVVQELRESLGDLDALVGGSTAVDLDTNQTSIEDRTLIIPIVLIAITIMLALLLRSLVAPLVLLATTVLSFGTALGLSALIFQLIGQPNSDPSVPLYAFVFLVALGIDYNIFLMTRIREESLVHGTREGTLRGLSVTGGVITSAGVVLAATFAALVVIPIQFLLQLAIIVALGVLIDALIVRSFLVPALTIAMGDRIWWPAKIARLGPARAANSDAKPSTPEKVAGRV, via the coding sequence GTGACTACTTCTTCCTCGTCCTCGCGGCCGCCGCTCCTGACCAGACTCATCATCCCGCTGGCCCTGGTCCTCACATGGTTGGCAGTCTTCGGCGTTGGCGGGGCCAGCTTCGGCTCCATCAGTGACGTCGCCGATGACGACCGTTCATCCGCCCTTCCAGCCAGCGCCGAGTCGACGCAAGTCCAGAATCAGATCGAACGCTTCACGGACAGCGACTCGATTCCGGCGATCATCATCGTGGAACGCGAGAATGGTCTGCAATCCTCAGATCGCGACGCCGTCGAAAAACTAGGGGACGAGGCACAGACGGTCATTCCTGGGGCCGAGAGATCACCTCTCGTGGTCTCCGATGATGGCCGTGCAGCGCAGCTGATCGTCTTGCTCCCGGAGGACGTCGAGGTCGGTGAGGCAGTCACCGCGCTGGAAGTTCAAGCAGCCGAGATTCTCCCAGCTGATCTGAGTTCCTGGGTGAGCGGCCCCGCGGGCTTCACTGCAGACCTGCAGTCAGCCTTCGCCGGCATCGACGGCCTCCTGCTCATCGTCGCACTGGCAGTCGTCTTCGTGATCCTTGTCGCGGTCTACCGCTCTCCGTTGTTGCCCGTGCTCGTCCTGCTGAGTTCGATGACCGCGCTGGCCGCCGCGGTCTTCGTTAATGTTCTGCTAGCGCGTGCAGACCTGGTATCGATCAACGGACAAGTCCAGGGGATTCTCTTCATTCTGGTCATCGGTGCGGCCACCGACTACTCACTTCTGTACATCGCGCGATTCCGTGAAGAGCTCCGCGACAACGAGTCGGCGGCGCGAGCAGCCTTTGCGGCGGCCCGCGGCGTCATGGAGCCGATCAGCGCGTCAGGGGGAACCGTGATCGTCGGCCTCCTCTGCCTTCTCCTGTCAGACCTGGCCTCCAACGCCGCACTCGGTCCAGTCGCATCCGTAGGCATCGTCTGTGCCATGCTGACGTCGCTGACCTTTTTGCCCGCCATGCTGGCCATGGTGGGACGCGCCGCATTCTGGCCTCGCATCCCCCGCGCCGATAGCCCCCATCCCGCACTCACCGGACCGGAAGCACGCGGCCTGTGGGCGAAGGTCGGGCGCCTCGTCGCGGCAGCGCCCCGGAGGGTGGCAGCCGTCGTCCTCACCTTCCTGGTGGTCGGATGTGCCGGGTTGCTGACGTTACAGGCAAATGGCGTGCCCCAGAACGAGTTCGTGCTCGGAGAGAGCCAAGCCCGAGATGGCCAAGAGGCCATCGACCGTCACTTTCCCGGCGGCTCGGGCACACCCACGTACGTTCTGGCACCGGAGTCCGGGCGCGCCGACGTGGCTCGGATCATCACAGAGACGGAGGGCGTTGACTCCATCGAACTGATCGCCCAAGACTCACCCTCGGGAACACTTCCGGTGGATTCCGAGGGTGAAGTGCCACCGGAGATGGCTCAAGGACCGTTCGCCGGGATCGAACCCTCGGTCGTCGATTCATCCCTGCTTTTCTCCGTCACCTTGGACGCTCCGGCCGACTCCGCGGAGGCAGAGCGCGTAGTGCAGGAATTGAGGGAGTCGTTGGGCGATCTGGATGCCCTCGTCGGCGGGTCTACTGCAGTCGATCTCGACACAAACCAAACCTCGATCGAGGACCGTACCCTGATCATCCCCATCGTGCTCATCGCGATCACCATCATGCTGGCCCTGCTGTTGCGCTCGCTGGTTGCGCCACTGGTATTGCTTGCCACGACAGTGCTGAGCTTCGGCACCGCACTGGGCCTGAGCGCCCTGATCTTCCAGCTCATCGGCCAACCCAATTCGGATCCCTCGGTGCCGCTGTACGCCTTCGTCTTCCTGGTGGCGCTGGGGATCGACTACAACATCTTCCTGATGACGCGTATTCGCGAGGAATCCCTGGTCCATGGAACTCGGGAAGGGACTCTGCGCGGGCTCTCGGTCACAGGTGGGGTCATCACCTCGGCCGGTGTCGTGCTGGCAGCCACGTTCGCGGCGCTGGTCGTTATTCCGATTCAGTTCCTTCTCCAGCTGGCCATCATCGTCGCGCTGGGTGTGCTCATCGACGCGCTCATTGTCCGGTCGTTCCTCGTCCCCGCACTGACCATTGCGATGGGCGACCGGATATGGTGGCCCGCGAAGATCGCGCGGCTGGGGCCTGCCCGTGCCGCTAATTCGGACGCGAAGCCCTCGACGCCGGAGAAGGTGGCCGGCCGGGTCTAA
- a CDS encoding MarR family winged helix-turn-helix transcriptional regulator, with the protein MPTHDRPDSEPGWRVHDLLSNDPDGRYIDHTSLSQTDRAEIDDIMASLVALREAEAELSAASQRYMRLNATDMKAIHYLIAADHQGEIATAATLRAHLGLSSGATTKLLDRLESAGHLQRKPHPDDRRAVTFTVTNSTREIAMETIGRQQFGRVRAAASLTSPERIAVRRFLDEMARALAPRESEWTKKNTRNS; encoded by the coding sequence ATGCCTACCCACGATCGCCCAGACAGCGAGCCGGGCTGGCGTGTCCACGATCTTCTCTCCAATGATCCCGATGGCCGATACATTGACCACACGTCACTCAGCCAGACGGACCGAGCCGAGATCGATGACATCATGGCCTCACTCGTGGCTCTGCGCGAGGCCGAAGCCGAGCTCTCAGCCGCTAGCCAACGCTACATGCGGCTGAACGCCACGGACATGAAGGCCATCCACTACCTGATCGCCGCTGACCATCAGGGTGAAATCGCCACCGCAGCCACACTGCGGGCACACTTGGGCCTGTCATCAGGCGCGACCACGAAGTTGCTCGACCGCCTGGAGTCGGCCGGCCATCTGCAAAGGAAGCCGCACCCGGATGACCGCCGCGCAGTGACCTTTACCGTGACGAACAGCACCCGCGAGATTGCCATGGAAACCATCGGTCGACAGCAGTTCGGAAGAGTCCGTGCTGCGGCTTCGCTCACCAGCCCCGAGCGGATCGCGGTGCGTCGATTTCTCGATGAGATGGCCCGCGCCCTCGCTCCGCGGGAGTCAGAATGGACGAAGAAGAACACGCGAAACAGTTAA
- a CDS encoding sulfite exporter TauE/SafE family protein — protein sequence MTLTLIVTLVLAGLVGLSLGTLGGGGSILTVPLLTYVAGMPAREAIAASLFVVGITSLSSLTIHARHQRVRWRTGIIFGAAGMVGAFGGGLIGGRLPGTVLLVAFALMMIATATAMILKKSRTSDAHDDDNRATEPIRQQDATRTIPVVRTIIDGAFVGFVTGIVGAGGGFLIVPALVLLGGLSMPVAVGTSLLVIAMKSFAGLAGYLTSVSLDWPLVLSVTVIAVAGALIGSKLSGRVPAQTLQKVFGIFVLVTGGLILASELPLAGAIGVGVVAVVALASFAVCRFTSIGCRLPRRSIN from the coding sequence ATGACACTCACGCTGATTGTCACCCTGGTTCTCGCGGGCCTCGTAGGCCTGAGCCTCGGGACACTGGGGGGTGGAGGCTCGATTCTCACCGTGCCGCTGCTGACCTATGTCGCTGGCATGCCAGCACGTGAAGCCATTGCGGCCTCTCTGTTCGTTGTCGGCATCACCTCGCTGTCCAGCCTGACCATCCACGCACGTCATCAGCGGGTGCGCTGGCGCACCGGAATCATCTTCGGAGCCGCCGGAATGGTAGGCGCTTTCGGCGGCGGGCTGATCGGTGGGCGTCTTCCTGGGACCGTGCTACTCGTGGCATTCGCCCTGATGATGATCGCTACCGCCACCGCAATGATCCTCAAGAAAAGTCGCACCAGCGACGCCCATGATGACGACAACCGGGCGACGGAGCCGATAAGGCAGCAGGACGCGACGCGCACGATCCCGGTCGTTCGCACCATCATCGACGGCGCGTTCGTCGGATTCGTCACAGGCATCGTCGGCGCCGGAGGAGGCTTTCTCATCGTGCCCGCGCTGGTCTTGCTGGGCGGGCTGAGCATGCCGGTGGCGGTGGGGACGTCACTGCTGGTCATCGCGATGAAGTCTTTCGCCGGCCTGGCGGGGTATCTCACCTCGGTGAGCCTGGATTGGCCACTGGTGCTCTCAGTGACCGTGATCGCCGTGGCCGGGGCGCTCATCGGGTCCAAGCTCTCCGGACGCGTCCCCGCGCAGACGCTACAGAAAGTCTTCGGAATTTTCGTACTGGTCACCGGAGGCCTGATTCTGGCTTCTGAGCTACCTCTAGCCGGGGCCATCGGGGTGGGCGTCGTTGCCGTGGTCGCCCTCGCCTCGTTCGCTGTCTGCCGCTTCACATCGATCGGCTGCCGTCTACCTAGACGGAGTATCAACTAG
- a CDS encoding rhodanese-like domain-containing protein, translated as MNNSQRPTQLPSVSTISAKELVEWRNQHPDVTIIDVRSPAEFESAHIHGSYNVPLDSLAEHSTVLADRIGPRAVLVCQSGHRATQAQQRLAAAGLNTATVLTGGVPAFETAGGTVVRGAQRWGIERQVRFTAGSLILISLLLALIWPWSQVVAFGVSAGLIIAALTDSCLMGRVLSSMPWNKVKASPSTKEMIESIPIASSRL; from the coding sequence ATGAACAACAGTCAGCGCCCCACCCAACTCCCCTCCGTGTCGACCATCTCCGCAAAGGAACTGGTCGAATGGCGCAACCAGCACCCAGACGTGACGATTATCGACGTCCGCTCACCCGCAGAGTTCGAGTCAGCGCACATCCATGGCTCCTACAACGTCCCGCTGGATTCCCTCGCCGAGCACAGCACCGTGCTGGCCGACCGTATCGGGCCGCGAGCTGTGCTGGTCTGCCAGTCGGGCCACCGCGCCACTCAGGCGCAGCAGCGCCTCGCCGCGGCTGGCCTGAACACCGCCACCGTGCTGACCGGCGGGGTCCCTGCCTTCGAAACGGCGGGAGGCACCGTGGTGCGTGGGGCTCAGCGGTGGGGCATCGAACGGCAAGTGCGTTTCACAGCCGGCTCCCTCATCCTGATCAGCTTGCTCCTGGCTTTAATCTGGCCGTGGTCCCAGGTGGTCGCCTTCGGCGTCAGCGCCGGGCTGATCATCGCCGCACTGACCGATTCCTGCCTGATGGGTCGCGTCCTCTCATCGATGCCATGGAACAAGGTCAAGGCCAGCCCCAGCACGAAAGAGATGATCGAGTCCATCCCCATCGCTTCGAGTCGACTATGA